Below is a window of Neochlamydia sp. AcF84 DNA.
TAGCGCAGTTACAAAAATACTTGCCTACGCTCCAACTTAAGAAAGCCATGCTACAAGTTGAAGTCAATGAAGCGCGTTCTGAAATTTTGAAATTAGAACATCACTATCATGCATTGCGCGGTGAGGTTAAAAGCTATGCAGAGCTCTTGTCTGATAAGTCAGAGATTGACCCCATGGGTGCTGCAAATATATTGTCCGTCCATAAACATTATGAAAATATCGCTGGCGTGGAAGTTCCTTACTTTGAGGGGGTCGATTTTGCAGATTTCCATTACTCTTTATTTGACACTCCACCTTGGCTGGATGGAGTCGTGCTCGGTGTGCGCGGCTTAGCAGAGGCTCAGGTGAAAATTGATATTGCTCAGGAAAAGAAAGCAGCTTTAGAAAATGAATTACGTGAAGTCGCTATTCGCGTAAACCTTTTTGAAAAAATCCTTATCCCACGAGCTCTTGGTAATATCAAAAAAATCAAAGTGTTTTTAGGGGATCAACAGCTTGCTGCTGTATCGCGTGCTAAAGTAGCTAAATCTAAAATCGAGGGCCGTAAAAAGCATTTATTAGAACAAAGAGCTCTTCAAGCAGGAGAACAGCTATGAGAGTTGACCTAGAAAAATTTCTTATCGTCGGCTCAGAAGAGCAGCGGGCTTATTTCTTTGAGGAAGCTCAAAAAGCTGGGCTTATTCATTTTATTAATCTTAATTCTTCAGGCACCCCGGAGCTGCCCTCTTCTATTCAAGATACTCTAGCTGCTATAAAGGTTTTACGTAGCTTGCCTTTAATGGAGCAAGAGGAAGTAGAAGAATATGAGCTTGCTGATCATCTGGCTAATGAGATTCTTCAGCTAAATCAGGAATTAATTAAGCTTACTGAAGATGAAAGGTTGACCCATCTTGAAATTATACGTGTTGAAGCATTTGGGGATTTTTCTCATGAGGATATAGCTTTTATTGAAAAAGAAGGAAAACGAACTATACAATTCTTTGCTGCTAAAACTGGAAGCGCAGAACGCGAGGATCTCCCCACAGAGCTGATAGTCGTGAATAGCAATCATCACGGCCTAGATTACTTTATCTCTATCAGCAAAGAACCGATTCAGTATGATGGTTTGAGTGAGATGCAGGTTCCTCGCACGGCGAGTCAATTAAAAAAGCATTTAGCTTCCCTTAAAAAAGAGATCCGCACCGTTGAACATCGCCTCAAGGATTATGCTAAATATAACAGTTTTTTACATCGCGCCCTACTATTTAAATTTAATAGCTATCATCTTCAGGCGGCGTCAAGCTATTCCTCGGAGTCTTTGGAAGGCTTTTTATTTGCCGTTACAGGATGGATCCCTGTGGATAAAAAAGCTGATTTAAGGCTATTGGCCGAAAAGACAGATGTGCATATCGAGCAAGTCGCTATAGAGCCAGGCGAAATTGTTCCTACCTACCTTGAGAATACAGGTTATGAAAAGATTGGAGAAGATCTAGTTGATATTTATGACACACCTTCCTCGACTGATAAAGATCCCTCCTGGTGGGTTTTAACATCCTTTACCGCCTTTTTTGCTATGATTGTGGGCGATGCTGGATATGGCTTGATCTTTTTACTGATGGCCCTATTCATCCGTTATAAATATGCCAATTTGAAAGGCTTAGGGCATCGCGTATGGAAGCTTGCTCTTATCCTGAGTATAGCATGTATGGTTTGGGGTGCCTTGACGGCTTCATATTTTGGCATTCATTTGGATATTCATAGTCCTATTAGAAAGATATCTTTAATCCATCGGCTGGTAGAGAAAAAAGGGGAGTATCATTTTTATCATAAAGATGATGTGTATGAAGAATTTGTCCAAGAGATTCCTCAATTAAAAGAATCTAAAACACCGACAGAATTTTTTGATAATGCCACAGTAATCAAGAAAGGAAAAGTTGAGCACCCGATGTATTTTAGATTCTACGATAACATCCTTTTCGAAATAGCATTAATGGTTGGAGTTGTCCATATCATTCTTTCCCTCCTTAGATATCTAGATCGTAATTGGAGTGCTATAGGATGGGTAATATTTATGCTTGGAGCTTATCTGTATATTCCTTATTACCTGAATGCTACCTCAATTATTCACTTTGCATTTGGTGTGCCCAAATCAATGGGAGAAGGAGGAGTCTATCTTGTCGGCGGAGGAATATTGATAGCCTTTATTTTAGGCCTATGCCAACATCGTTGGAAAGGTTTTCTTGAGCCTATGACCATTATTCAAATTTTTGCCGATGCGATGTCTTATTTACGTATTTACGCTCTTGGCTTAGCAGGAGCAATGGTTAGCTCTACCATCAATGAATTTGCCAGTGCCACTTTCTTTGCTATAGGTGCAGTCCTCTTTATACTCGGACATGCGACTAATATTGTTTTAAGCATTATGGGAGGTGTCATTCATGGCTTACGCCTTAATTTTCTTGAGTGGTATCACTATTCATTCGAGGGTGGCGGTAAAAAATTCAATCCTTTACGCCTTTTAAGCAAAGATAAAGATTAACATTTTCAATCATCAATTAGGAGAATTATCATGGATTTTAGCATGGCAGGACCTGCAATAGCTCTCGGGCTTAGTTTGATTGGCAGTTGTATTGGCTGTTATATTGCAGGCGCTGCTTCTCATGCGGCGATGAGCCGAACAGAAGAAGGACACGGCAAGTTTATTGGTATGTCTGCTGCTCCTTCCTCTCAATGTATCTACGGTTTTTTGGAGATGCTGCTAATGAGCAGAGCTATTCAAGAAGGGACACTTTCTCCCTTATCAGCGGTATTTATTGGACTAAGTGCTGGCGGTGCCATCATGCTTTCCTCTATTTATCAAGGTAAAGTTTGCGCGACAGGCATTCAAGCTACTTTAAAAGAACCTTCCTTATTTGGTAAATGCTTTGCTGCTATCGGTATTATCGAATCGGTTTCTCTTTTCGCTTTTGTCTTTTCCTTATTAATCATGTAAAATTCAAATTCAGACCGTGAACAAACTAGGCGCCGGAACTTTTTAAGCACCGTGCGCCTCTTTTTCAAAGGTTCTGCTTATTTAAAAAGTCTTTTATACTAAGAGAGTGATCACAATGACAATTATCCTTAGCTTTAAAGGGAATACTTTATTAGGTGGCGCTTGGAAATTATTTTTAATAGAAAATGATGCCTTCCTTATAGGAAAGATTTAAAATTATATTAAGTTAAGCCTCTTATTGTTAACTTCTTTTGTTAAGCGTTCGTTTAGATTCATCTACTTAAAAATCAGTAAAGGCCTTTTTATTCTTAGCTCGGCCTTGTTGCGTAAGTAATCTAATAGCTCGTCCCTTTAAGACGCAGCCTTGTATTAACGCGAGTTATCGGGTAAGAAAACACTCTAAGATACCTTCAAACCATATCCTAAGCTGTAAGTCAACTCATTACTTTTGTTTTTCCATGCAAGTCAATTGAATGCAGAGCTTACAGAGGCCGTAAGCCTAAGCTACTATTCCGCCGATTAGATTGATAAAAAAATTCCAAGGGCTACGCTGGCAATGATGTTCGATAAACCCTAAAGTTAGGCTTCCTCTTTGCACTAAAGCTTCGTTGTAATCAAACCCCTTAGAGGTAGGACGTATAGAGTAAGTGAACTTCTTTTCCATAGCTTGCCTATATTTTTGCTTTTGCAAGCTAAATTTTATAGCTCTTTAAGCGTTAATGAGCAATTTTATTGCACCCACTTCTTATCATTTACGCAACATCGCTAGAATGAAGTTGATTTTTTTGTTAGAAAAACTTAGGGTTAAATTAAGCAAAAAGTTTAAACACTTAGGCTCTTTAATTCCTTAAGCTAAAAAGATAGATCTTTCTTCTGGATAAAAGACAGCCAAATATGGGATTAACAATTTATATTAAACACATGTTTTCTAAGGAGAAAATGTATGACTAGCTTAACAGCGCCTGTATGTCGTAGTACTGCTATAGCATCTCGAGGGGCTGCCTCTCATGTTGTAGGGCAGTATGCATCTTTAGCTGTTACTAATCGTAAAGTTAACTTGCAAGCATTAAAGCTTGCCCTTCAAGAAAGTGCTTCTCAGACTACTCGTAAGCTTACGCAAAATTATAGCAAATACGTGGCTGATGTAAATTATGATGAATTTCCCACGGATGTAGATTATTTAAATCCATCTGTTGAAGAAGCCAATAAGGAGATGAAGACTTCCAAGTAAGCTAGCCTATCGAGAAATAATTTAGCTAAGCTCCTTTGCCAGCCAACAATAGGAAGTAATTTAACTTAGCGCGAGTTATCGGATAAAAAAATAGCTGAAAAAAGACCTTCACATGTTTTAAAAGCATTTTGCACTAAAAAAACTTAAAGCTTGAAGGTCGAAATGATTGAAAAAGATATCCACTTGTTAATCTCCGTTTTTTAAGAGAAGATGATTTTTGTAAGCAATCGGGGGTGAATGGCACAAAATTTTGGTTGAAAGCCACTTAAAAAACCACTCAATGGAAAAGCAATAAAAGAAGTAGAGGATCAAAATTATCATTAGACCTCTTTCGAAATTCACGTATTTAATTTCCAATTATAGATTGCTACAATTAAGTTGAAGCGAAGTGCAAATCTTTTACGTCTATTTCTGTAGCGATCTGCTATAATTTTAAATCGCTTAAGGAGGCCAATGACGTTTTCATTGGCAACTCTTTCTCTGGATAAACTTTGATTTGTTCTTTTATCCTCTTGAGTCAAAGGATTCTTCTTACTTTTTTTCTTAGGCATTTGAGTTTGGGTATGCAGCTTTCTTAATCCTTGATACCCTGAATCGGTTAACACTCTTATTTGTGGATTGATTTTAACTTGGGATTCTTTGAACAGCCTAAAATCATGCTTTTTGCCATTACTATATGAGGTACAAATTACTTTTTTACTTTTCTTATCGACTACAACTTGGGTCTTTAGGGTATGTTTTTTCTTTTTCCCTGAATAATAGCGCTTTTGTTTTTTTTAGGGCGCTCAATAGGCGTTTCTGTAGCATCAACCAAAATAACCTCATATTCCGTATCGCTTTTCAAAAGCTCTTTACGCCCCGGTAAAGCAAAATCTGGATGCTTGATTAACGTATCTTCAATCCATTTCACCGCTTTATAAGCTGAGCTTTCACTAATTCCATAGCTTTGGCTAATATGGAAATAGGTCCTATATTCGCGCATATATTCCAAGGCCATTAACAGCATATCTTCTAAACGTAGTTTATATTTACGCCCGCCTTTAATCTTCTTGGCTGTATCGGCTTCATGTAAAATTTGCACCATCTTATCAAAAGTACTACGCTTTACCCCTGTCAATCTGCGAAACCGTTCATTATCTAATTTCTCTATCTTATCAAATTTCATGGTTCCTCCTTTAAATGTTGAGTCACCATTTTACTAAAATTTACATTTTATTCCAGTTTCGAAAGAGGTCTAATATTTTCCTCATGTTCTTTCCTATTATAAGTTCATCACTTTAATGAAAACATGCTTATTTCCACTTTTTGTTTATTCACAAGCTTGCTTAAAGAGAGTGGACAGGCATTTAGCTTATCACTCTTACTCTATTGATAGTGTGCCATACTCGTCGCATCCAACTTCCTTCCAAGTTTTAAAAAAGATAGCAAAAAGAGGAAAAACTTCTACAGGGTACTTTTATGGATTCAAATTACACTTAGCTATTAATGATAAAGGGGAAATGCTTGCTTATATGTTAGCACCAGGAAATGGGGAGACTCCAGTCCCTGTCTCTGACCTGCCTAAAAACATTTTTGGCAAAATGTTTACCGACAAGAGATAGGTATCCTACCAAATGTTTATCAAGCTTTACAAAAAGAGGTTAGGAATTATTACTAGGCCTAGAAAGAATATGAAAAGCAAGCTAATGTCACACAGGTAGATAAGATTTTAATAAGGAAACGGGGCATCATTGAAAGACTTAAAATTAAATTGAAAAAAACTCTTGTCAAATCGAACAACATTGCCAGCGTAATCCTTGACATTTTTTTGTCAATCTAATCAGCGGAGCAGGGACCTATGCTTACGAGCCCTGTAAGCCCTGCATTCAATTGACTTGCAGGGAAAAACAAACGTTAATGAGTTGGCTTACAGTTTAGATATAATTTAAAACTGCCTTTAGAGTGTTTTCTTATCCGATAACTTACGTTAATCTATATTCTTAAAAGCCTTGGAGGATGCCCATTGCCCTTTTAATATTATAGGTTGTGAAGACATCTACCTTTTCAGCTATAGCTTGGAAAACTGTTTTACTTTCGCTGGAATGTTTTCTAGTAGATTCCCCTTTAGCTTAAAATTTAATAGTTTAAGTAGCTGCTCTATCTCTGCCGGAAAGGCTGTAAGTTGGTTGCCGCTTAAGTAGAGCGTTTGCAGCTGAAGGCAGCTGCCCTATGCTTGCGGGAAGAGAGTAGTTAGCTGGTTATTGCATAGCCAAAGGTATTGCAGCTAAGATAATTACCTTATCTCTCTTAGAATGGAGGTAAGCTGGCTATTGCTTAAGCACAGGTCGCGTAACCGAGAAAGTT
It encodes the following:
- a CDS encoding V-type ATP synthase subunit D → MAEFKLTKNELRMQQNKLAQLQKYLPTLQLKKAMLQVEVNEARSEILKLEHHYHALRGEVKSYAELLSDKSEIDPMGAANILSVHKHYENIAGVEVPYFEGVDFADFHYSLFDTPPWLDGVVLGVRGLAEAQVKIDIAQEKKAALENELREVAIRVNLFEKILIPRALGNIKKIKVFLGDQQLAAVSRAKVAKSKIEGRKKHLLEQRALQAGEQL
- a CDS encoding V-type ATPase 116kDa subunit family protein: MRVDLEKFLIVGSEEQRAYFFEEAQKAGLIHFINLNSSGTPELPSSIQDTLAAIKVLRSLPLMEQEEVEEYELADHLANEILQLNQELIKLTEDERLTHLEIIRVEAFGDFSHEDIAFIEKEGKRTIQFFAAKTGSAEREDLPTELIVVNSNHHGLDYFISISKEPIQYDGLSEMQVPRTASQLKKHLASLKKEIRTVEHRLKDYAKYNSFLHRALLFKFNSYHLQAASSYSSESLEGFLFAVTGWIPVDKKADLRLLAEKTDVHIEQVAIEPGEIVPTYLENTGYEKIGEDLVDIYDTPSSTDKDPSWWVLTSFTAFFAMIVGDAGYGLIFLLMALFIRYKYANLKGLGHRVWKLALILSIACMVWGALTASYFGIHLDIHSPIRKISLIHRLVEKKGEYHFYHKDDVYEEFVQEIPQLKESKTPTEFFDNATVIKKGKVEHPMYFRFYDNILFEIALMVGVVHIILSLLRYLDRNWSAIGWVIFMLGAYLYIPYYLNATSIIHFAFGVPKSMGEGGVYLVGGGILIAFILGLCQHRWKGFLEPMTIIQIFADAMSYLRIYALGLAGAMVSSTINEFASATFFAIGAVLFILGHATNIVLSIMGGVIHGLRLNFLEWYHYSFEGGGKKFNPLRLLSKDKD
- a CDS encoding ATP synthase subunit C; its protein translation is MMDFSMAGPAIALGLSLIGSCIGCYIAGAASHAAMSRTEEGHGKFIGMSAAPSSQCIYGFLEMLLMSRAIQEGTLSPLSAVFIGLSAGGAIMLSSIYQGKVCATGIQATLKEPSLFGKCFAAIGIIESVSLFAFVFSLLIM
- a CDS encoding IS5 family transposase (programmed frameshift); the protein is MKFDKIEKLDNERFRRLTGVKRSTFDKMVQILHEADTAKKIKGGRKYKLRLEDMLLMALEYMREYRTYFHISQSYGISESSAYKAVKWIEDTLIKHPDFALPGRKELLKSDTEYEVILVDATETPIERPKKKQKRYYSGKKKKHTLKTQVVVDKKSKKVICTSYSNGKKHDFRLFKESQVKINPQIRVLTDSGYQGLRKLHTQTQMPKKKSKKNPLTQEDKRTNQSLSRERVANENVIGLLKRFKIIADRYRNRRKRFALRFNLIVAIYNWKLNT